One Papaver somniferum cultivar HN1 chromosome 10, ASM357369v1, whole genome shotgun sequence genomic window carries:
- the LOC113318288 gene encoding pre-mRNA-processing factor 17-like, translated as MDLLQNYTKSDDEDEEEKQVNEEENPPSPDSSPPRISLPSKSSAPTVDDTMLALTVAGKNRILNKPIDPVQHVVAYNPTYDQLWAPICGPAHPYAKDGLAQGMRNHKLGFVENAAIDTFVFDEQYNTFHKYGYAADPSGSSGTNYVGDLDALQKNDGISVYNIPQSKQRKRKLEKKIERQEDEANDVDLDDVNNPSSENWLKKNRQSPWAGKKQGVEVELTEEQKKYAEEYAAKKAEKEKGSDNKGEVVAEKSTFHGKEEKDYQGRSWIAPPKDAKAKNDQCYMPKRWIHTWSGHTKGVAAIRFFPKQGHLLLSAGMDSKVKIWDVHNSGKCMRTYMGHGKAVRDISFSNDGTKFLSAGYDKNIKYWDTETGQVISTFSTGKVPYVVKQNPDDDKQNILLAGMSDKKIVQWDMNSGQITQEYDQHLGAVNTITFVDDNRRFVTSSDDKSLRVWEFGIPVVIKYISEPHMHSMPAISLHPNSNWLAAQSLDNQILIYSTRERFQLNKKKRFAGHIVAGYACQVNFSPDGQYVMSGDGEGKCWFWNWKTCKVSRTLKCHEGVCIGVEWHPLEQSKVATCGWDGMIKYWD; from the exons ATGGATCTTTTACAGAACTATACCaagagtgatgatgaagatgaagaggaaaagcAGGTTAATGAAGAAGAAAACCCTCCTTCACCAGATTCATCTCCACCaagaatttctcttccatcaaaaTCTTCAGCTCCTACCGTGGATGATACAATGCTTGCTTTAACAGTAGCAGGTAAAAATCGAATTCTTAATAAACCTATTGATCCAGTTCAACATGTAGTAGCTTACAATCCAACTTATGATCAACTATGGGCACCGATCTGTGGTCCTGCTCATCCTTATGCAAAGGATGGTCTAGCTCAAGGTATGAGAAATCATAAATTAGGTTTTGTTGAGAACGCAGCAATTGATACATTTGTTTTCGATGAACAATATAATACGTTTCATAAGTATGGTTATGCTGCTGATCCTTCGGGTTCATCCGGAACCAATTATGTTGGTGATTTAGATGCGTTACAGAAAAACGATGGAATTTCTGTTTATAATATTCCTCAATCTAAACAGCGAAAGAGAAAACTCGAGAAAAAGATTGAGCGGCAAGAGGATGAGGCTAATGATGTTGATTTGGATGATGTTAATAATCCTTCATCCGAAAACTGGTTAAAGAAGAATAGACAGAGTCCCTGGGCTGGGAAGAAACAAGGGGTGGAAGTTGAACTTACAGAGGAGCAAAAGAAGTATGCTGAAGAGTATGCGGCGAAAAAGGCTGAGAAGGAGAAGGGAAGTGATAATAAAGGGGAAGTTGTGGCTGAGAAGAGTACATTTCATGGGAAAGAAGAGAAAGATTATCAGGGTAGGTCATGGATTGCACCACCAAAAGATGCAAAAGCGAAAAATGATCAATGTTACATGCCAAAAAGATGGATTCATACTTGGAGTGGTCATACAAAGGGTGTTGCTGCTATTCGGTTCTTTCCGAAACAAGGACATCTGCTACTTTCAGCTGGAATGGATTCAAAGGTTAAGATTTGGGATGTTCACAATTCTGGTAAGTGTATGAGAACATATATGGGGCATGGAAAGGCGGTTCGTGATATATCGTTTTCTAATGATGGGACTAAGTTTTTGAGTGCTGGGTATGATAAGAATATTAAGTATTGGGATACAGAAACTGGGCAGGTGATATCCACTTTTTCAACTGGGAAGGTACCATATGTGGTTAAACAAAATCCTGACGATGATAAACAGAATATTTTACTAGCTGGAATGAGCGATAAGAAGATAGTTCAATGGGATATGAATTCTGGGCAGATCACACAAGAGTATGATCAGCATTTGGGGGCAGTGAATACTATCACATTTGTTGATGATAACCGGAGATTTGTTACGTCAAGTGATGATAAATCTCTTCGAGTGTGGGAATTTGGAATCCCAGTTGTTATTAAGTACATTAGTGAACCTCATATGCACTCAATGCCAGCAATTTCCTTGCACCCAAATTCGAATTGGCTTGCAGCACAGAGCTTGGACAACCAGATTCTTATTTACAGTACAAGGGAGAGGTTTCAGCTTAATAAGAAGAAGAGATTTGCAGGGCACATTGTGGCTGGGTATGCTTGCCAAGTTAATTTCTCACCGGACGGGCAGTATGTTATGTCTGGAGACGGTGAGGGCAAGTGTTGGTTTTGGAATTGGAAGACTTGCAAAGTTTCACGAACTCTGAAGTGTCATGAAGGTGTCTGTATTGGAGTTGAGTGGCACCCATTGGAACAAAGTAAAGTGGCTACTTGTGGCTGGGACGGCATGATCAAATACTG GGACTAG